A genome region from Thalassotalea euphylliae includes the following:
- a CDS encoding efflux RND transporter periplasmic adaptor subunit: MSNSLKAVTPKANQEQAQPPYAGQAKAGAGMDRKLAKKKNVWPKLVLSVATLGFVLWLGVNISQQTGGKVLAINSERVVISTVTSGTFEDFIPVRGRIAPAKTLYLDAIEGGRVERILVEDGAALAAGDLIVELSNASLQLSVLGNEARVAEQLNNMRSIELNLEQNRLRHKRNLIDIEYQIKLLTRQVAREQELVASGAVSKSQFDDTRDTLQWYINQREVTLESQASDTRMQESQLVFLKQTGERLESNLAISRENLENMNVRAPVAGKLSGFNVEVGQSIGRGERLGQIDTPNDYKVTAFIDEFYLGRVDLGQQASYEQYPLTISKIYPQVQNGQFEVDFTFAGEQPSGIRRGQTVQTKLTLGDASKALLLPNGAFYQDTGGNWVFVVAPGSSEAIKRTVRLGRRNNQFIEVLDGLEQGEQVITSPYTSYRDIERLALSDK, encoded by the coding sequence ATGAGTAATTCATTAAAAGCCGTTACGCCAAAGGCAAATCAAGAGCAGGCGCAGCCACCATATGCAGGGCAAGCAAAAGCTGGAGCCGGTATGGATCGCAAACTAGCAAAGAAAAAAAACGTTTGGCCTAAATTGGTACTCAGTGTAGCCACACTCGGCTTTGTCCTTTGGCTAGGCGTTAATATTAGCCAGCAAACCGGTGGCAAAGTGCTCGCGATTAATAGCGAGCGAGTGGTGATTTCAACCGTTACCAGTGGCACCTTCGAAGATTTTATTCCGGTTCGTGGTCGCATAGCGCCAGCTAAAACCTTGTACTTAGACGCGATTGAAGGCGGTCGGGTTGAACGAATCTTAGTGGAAGATGGTGCTGCGCTTGCCGCAGGAGATTTAATTGTTGAGCTATCCAATGCTTCCTTGCAATTAAGTGTGCTGGGTAATGAAGCGAGAGTGGCAGAGCAGCTTAATAACATGCGCTCGATTGAGCTCAATTTAGAGCAAAATCGTCTGCGCCATAAACGTAACCTGATTGATATTGAGTATCAAATTAAATTGCTAACGCGCCAAGTGGCGCGTGAACAAGAATTAGTGGCTAGTGGCGCTGTGTCAAAATCTCAGTTTGATGATACCCGCGATACCCTGCAGTGGTATATCAACCAGCGGGAAGTGACGCTGGAAAGCCAAGCGTCAGATACGCGTATGCAGGAATCGCAACTGGTCTTTTTAAAACAAACGGGTGAGCGTTTAGAAAGCAACTTGGCGATTTCCCGCGAAAATTTAGAAAACATGAATGTTCGTGCGCCCGTCGCTGGCAAGTTGTCAGGCTTTAATGTTGAAGTGGGGCAAAGTATTGGCCGCGGTGAGCGCTTAGGGCAAATCGACACGCCCAATGATTATAAAGTCACTGCCTTTATTGATGAATTCTATCTTGGCCGCGTTGATCTCGGCCAACAGGCGAGCTATGAGCAGTACCCGCTGACGATCAGCAAGATTTACCCACAAGTGCAAAACGGCCAGTTTGAAGTCGATTTTACCTTCGCTGGTGAGCAGCCAAGCGGCATTCGCCGTGGCCAAACCGTACAAACCAAATTAACACTGGGAGATGCCAGTAAAGCACTATTGCTACCTAACGGTGCTTTTTACCAAGATACCGGTGGTAACTGGGTCTTTGTGGTTGCGCCAGGTAGTAGCGAAGCAATAAAACGCACAGTTCGTTTAGGTCGCCGTAATAATCAGTTTATTGAAGTGCTTGACGGCCTTGAGCAAGGTGAGCAAGTGATCACTAGCCCCTATACCAGCTATCGAGATATTGAGCGCTTGGCGCTTTCTGATAAATAA
- a CDS encoding ABC transporter ATP-binding protein, protein MLKLHNLSRVYQTDEVETLALNGVNIEIDQGEFVAIMGPSGCGKSTLLNTIGMLDSPTGGQYLFNGEDVSGYGEGQLASLRKKHIGFIFQNFNLIDELTVAENIELALLYHNIPAAERKARVTQIMDKVGIGHRASHMPSQLSGGQQQRVAVARAIVGDQQLILADEPTGNLDSAHGQEVMDMLRTLNDGGTTIVMVTHSPAHADYAKRTINLFDGHVVTENVRAA, encoded by the coding sequence ATGCTAAAACTACATAACTTATCGCGGGTTTATCAAACCGATGAAGTGGAAACCTTAGCGCTCAATGGCGTCAATATTGAAATAGACCAAGGTGAGTTTGTCGCCATTATGGGGCCATCTGGCTGCGGTAAGTCGACCTTGCTCAATACCATAGGCATGTTGGATTCACCTACAGGCGGTCAATACCTATTTAATGGTGAAGATGTCTCAGGCTATGGTGAAGGGCAATTGGCATCGCTGCGTAAAAAGCATATTGGGTTTATTTTTCAAAACTTTAACTTAATTGATGAATTAACTGTGGCGGAAAATATCGAGCTTGCCTTGCTTTATCACAATATCCCCGCCGCTGAGCGTAAAGCACGAGTCACCCAAATCATGGATAAGGTCGGCATTGGTCATCGCGCGAGTCATATGCCAAGCCAACTCTCTGGCGGTCAACAACAGCGTGTCGCAGTGGCACGTGCCATTGTTGGTGATCAGCAGCTGATTCTTGCCGATGAGCCAACCGGTAACCTTGATAGCGCTCATGGCCAAGAAGTGATGGACATGCTGCGCACCCTTAACGATGGTGGCACAACGATTGTGATGGTGACCCATAGCCCAGCACACGCGGATTATGCCAAGCGCACCATTAATTTATTTGACGGCCATGTCGTGACTGAAAACGTTCGGGCGGCCTAA
- a CDS encoding ABC transporter permease, which translates to MFRNYLVTAWRNIVKNGVFSAINIFGLAVGLMSCILIMLFVRAETGYDKWLPQHEQVVRIHTAYTMPDRQPFLTVRSPGRIMEAVRDYARAEVETGVRLIQWNLTIRKGENIFDEAITMADGSFLDVFQLPFVHGDRQSSFSQPMNLVVTEALAHKYFGRTDVVGETLSVCCVGPQGPADVMITGVVKDLPSETHLDINMLFYLQPALFPPGNNVLDTWTSVNVYTYFKLKPQVSAAQLQERINYWLDNESPFGAMWQQLVGDKAAGRKVTDFFNIKVMKLTDLHLNAKQDAGNMGDLTPMGDANMIRTFSVVALIVLIIACINFMNLATAKASKRAKEVAMRKVLGASRKQVAVQFLSEAIILVFVALLFAVAASEIVLPFYNQILGTSLQLQLFDDPSLLLVLISVATVVGILAGIYPALYLSRFLPSHILKASKASESANSTKMRGVLVVVQFAASITLVVATVVVYGQTLYSTMADVGFKSEDKLILNVRTATDRLQSLRQELLSLPEVNSVTFSSEAPTQDDENNDQFRLLEPNDYGDMVEPMFLNYHNMDFGFFEAYEVEPIAGRLFSEDFGRDRIVHATETQEAQQEKSQASIILNLTAVKKLGFMNPENIIGKTLVNQNHQFTVIGVIPDIHFRSMKFGIRATVFTLNPSRFRIANIAFNTQNLPALVNKVEDIWQRNVPQHPINLQFLSEMMAAQYQDERTTARLFLAFSVLAIIVACLGLYGLSAFTVERRTKEIGIRKVMGASVKDIVKLLIWQFSKPVMLANIIAWPLAAYFMLTWLQAFPYRIDAWWIAPICLGVGVLSLLIAWLTVGGNAAWVARRNPVHALRYE; encoded by the coding sequence ATGTTTAGAAACTATTTAGTAACCGCGTGGCGCAATATCGTTAAAAACGGTGTCTTTTCTGCCATTAATATTTTTGGTTTAGCTGTTGGGCTAATGAGCTGTATTTTGATCATGCTATTTGTCCGAGCTGAGACTGGCTATGACAAGTGGTTGCCTCAACATGAGCAAGTTGTTCGTATTCATACCGCCTATACCATGCCAGATAGACAACCATTTTTAACGGTGAGATCGCCAGGTCGAATCATGGAAGCCGTGCGAGATTACGCGCGTGCAGAAGTTGAAACAGGCGTTCGTTTGATTCAGTGGAATTTGACCATTCGCAAAGGTGAAAACATCTTCGATGAGGCCATTACGATGGCTGATGGTAGCTTTTTAGACGTTTTCCAATTGCCTTTTGTTCATGGTGATCGCCAGTCTTCGTTTAGCCAGCCGATGAACTTAGTGGTGACAGAGGCGCTAGCTCATAAATATTTTGGTCGTACCGATGTTGTTGGTGAAACGCTTTCTGTTTGTTGTGTTGGCCCGCAAGGCCCTGCTGACGTAATGATTACTGGCGTTGTCAAAGACCTGCCAAGTGAAACTCATCTTGATATTAATATGCTGTTCTACTTGCAACCGGCACTTTTTCCGCCGGGGAATAATGTGTTGGACACTTGGACTAGCGTAAATGTTTACACTTACTTCAAGTTAAAGCCGCAGGTGAGTGCAGCGCAATTGCAAGAGCGAATCAACTATTGGTTAGATAACGAAAGCCCATTTGGCGCGATGTGGCAGCAACTTGTAGGTGACAAAGCAGCCGGCAGAAAAGTCACAGACTTTTTTAATATCAAAGTCATGAAGCTCACCGATTTGCACCTCAATGCTAAACAGGATGCCGGTAATATGGGCGACTTAACACCGATGGGGGACGCCAATATGATCCGCACTTTCTCGGTGGTTGCGTTAATTGTGTTAATCATTGCTTGTATTAACTTTATGAATTTAGCGACTGCCAAGGCGAGCAAAAGGGCGAAGGAAGTTGCCATGCGCAAAGTACTTGGTGCTTCACGTAAACAGGTGGCGGTGCAGTTTCTCAGCGAAGCGATTATCTTAGTATTTGTCGCGCTATTGTTTGCGGTTGCTGCATCAGAGATAGTATTACCTTTTTACAACCAAATTCTTGGCACGAGTTTGCAACTGCAGCTTTTTGATGATCCAAGTTTGTTACTTGTCCTTATTTCAGTAGCCACTGTGGTAGGTATTCTTGCAGGCATTTATCCAGCATTGTACTTATCACGTTTTCTTCCGAGTCATATCTTAAAAGCGAGTAAGGCCAGTGAATCAGCTAATTCGACAAAGATGCGCGGTGTTCTGGTGGTTGTACAGTTTGCCGCTTCAATAACGTTAGTGGTTGCTACAGTGGTTGTGTATGGACAAACCTTGTACTCGACTATGGCTGATGTCGGCTTTAAAAGTGAAGACAAACTAATCCTTAACGTGCGCACTGCCACCGACAGGTTACAAAGCTTGCGCCAAGAGTTGCTTAGCTTACCCGAAGTAAATTCTGTGACCTTTAGCTCGGAAGCACCGACACAAGACGATGAAAACAACGATCAGTTTAGGCTGCTTGAACCAAATGATTATGGCGATATGGTTGAGCCAATGTTCTTAAACTATCACAACATGGATTTTGGTTTCTTTGAAGCCTACGAGGTTGAACCTATTGCTGGGCGACTATTTAGCGAAGATTTTGGTCGCGATCGTATTGTTCATGCAACTGAAACACAGGAGGCACAACAAGAAAAGTCACAGGCGAGTATTATTCTCAATTTAACGGCCGTGAAAAAGCTTGGTTTTATGAATCCTGAGAACATCATTGGCAAAACGTTAGTCAATCAAAATCATCAGTTCACGGTCATTGGGGTGATACCTGATATTCACTTTCGCTCAATGAAGTTTGGCATTCGCGCAACGGTGTTTACGCTCAATCCAAGCCGTTTTCGAATCGCTAATATTGCTTTTAATACGCAAAATCTACCTGCACTTGTGAATAAGGTGGAAGATATCTGGCAGCGCAATGTTCCGCAGCACCCCATTAATTTGCAATTTTTATCTGAAATGATGGCTGCTCAATATCAAGATGAACGCACTACAGCTCGATTATTTTTAGCTTTCTCTGTACTAGCGATTATTGTTGCCTGTTTGGGGCTTTACGGCTTATCTGCCTTTACCGTCGAACGTCGCACCAAAGAGATCGGCATACGTAAAGTGATGGGCGCAAGTGTAAAAGATATTGTTAAGCTGCTAATTTGGCAATTTTCTAAACCTGTGATGCTCGCCAATATTATTGCCTGGCCACTCGCAGCTTACTTTATGCTAACTTGGTTGCAGGCATTTCCATATCGCATTGATGCGTGGTGGATTGCACCGATTTGCCTAGGCGTTGGCGTTTTATCACTGTTGATTGCTTGGTTAACCGTTGGTGGCAATGCCGCTTGGGTGGCGCGTCGCAATCCCGTTCATGCGCTCAGGTATGAATAA
- the metK gene encoding methionine adenosyltransferase: protein MSRHLFTSESVSEGHPDKIADQISDAVLDAIIAQDKHARVACETMVKTGVAIISGEISTSAWVDLESLTRKVISDIGYTSSDVGFDGETCGIMNLIGQQSSEIAQGVDRAKPEEQGAGDQGLMFGYATNETPTFMPAPLYYSHLLVERQAEVRKSGVLPWLRPDAKSQVTFVYENNKPVAIDAVVLSTQHNPDISQEMLHDAVMENIIKHVLPEELLTADTKYFINPTGSFVIGGPVGDCGLTGRKIIVDTYGGMARHGGGAFSGKDPSKVDRSAAYAGRYVAKNIVAAGLAERCEIQVSYAIGVAEPTSITVETFGTGKVAEDKLVELVREHFDLRPYGITKMLDLLHPMYQETAAYGHFGREPYEKTVDGETFTAFSWEKTDKADALRAAAGL, encoded by the coding sequence ATGTCTAGACACCTATTCACCTCTGAATCTGTTTCAGAAGGTCACCCGGATAAAATTGCCGATCAAATTTCTGATGCGGTATTAGACGCAATTATTGCTCAAGACAAGCATGCTCGTGTTGCTTGTGAAACTATGGTTAAAACTGGCGTTGCCATTATCTCAGGTGAGATTTCAACATCAGCTTGGGTTGATTTAGAAAGCCTAACGCGCAAAGTAATCAGTGATATTGGTTACACTTCATCAGATGTCGGCTTTGACGGTGAAACTTGTGGCATTATGAATCTGATTGGCCAGCAATCTTCTGAAATCGCACAAGGTGTTGACCGTGCAAAACCAGAAGAGCAAGGCGCTGGTGACCAAGGCTTAATGTTTGGTTACGCAACTAACGAAACGCCAACCTTTATGCCTGCACCGCTTTACTACTCTCACTTATTAGTAGAGCGCCAAGCAGAAGTTCGTAAGTCTGGTGTACTGCCTTGGTTACGCCCAGATGCAAAATCACAGGTAACGTTTGTTTATGAAAACAACAAGCCTGTTGCGATTGATGCGGTTGTACTTTCAACTCAACACAACCCTGACATCAGCCAAGAAATGTTGCACGATGCGGTAATGGAAAACATTATCAAGCACGTTCTACCAGAAGAACTGCTAACTGCCGATACTAAATATTTTATTAACCCAACGGGTAGCTTTGTGATCGGTGGCCCAGTAGGTGACTGTGGTTTAACAGGGCGTAAGATCATTGTTGATACCTACGGCGGTATGGCACGTCACGGCGGTGGCGCTTTCTCAGGTAAAGATCCATCAAAAGTTGACCGCAGTGCGGCCTACGCAGGTCGTTACGTCGCGAAGAATATCGTAGCCGCTGGCCTTGCTGAGCGCTGTGAAATTCAAGTGTCATACGCCATTGGTGTGGCAGAGCCAACGTCAATTACCGTTGAAACCTTTGGTACGGGTAAAGTTGCAGAAGACAAGCTAGTTGAACTGGTTCGTGAGCACTTCGACTTACGCCCATACGGCATTACTAAGATGCTTGACTTGCTACACCCTATGTACCAAGAAACAGCAGCTTACGGTCACTTCGGTCGCGAACCTTATGAAAAAACTGTTGATGGTGAAACCTTCACCGCATTCAGTTGGGAAAAAACAGACAAAGCTGATGCATTACGCGCAGCTGCTGGCTTGTAA
- the murI gene encoding glutamate racemase: protein MVTTQASCNTQTPIGIFDSGIGGLSIARCVAQNLPNEQLIYVADSGFAPYGDKSHKDIIARADFVANFLIKQGVKAIVVACNTATVVAIEELRAKYTLPIIGVEPAIKPAAKQSKAKSVGIMVTQATAKNDRFLRLVESYKQDAQVHIQPCPGLVQQIEQGDHESDTCQALLDSFIAPLVDKQIDTLVLGCTHYPLIEQQIKAHLPAGIELLETAQPVTNELIRRLTLNNLLAQSDLEIQGLTAAQGYQVYSSALTQAQQQVIQTFWPSKLSFHQLSR from the coding sequence ATGGTAACAACTCAGGCTAGCTGCAACACACAGACTCCTATTGGTATTTTCGATTCAGGTATTGGTGGACTTTCCATTGCGCGTTGTGTTGCGCAAAACTTGCCAAATGAGCAGCTAATTTATGTCGCAGACAGTGGCTTTGCACCATACGGCGACAAAAGCCATAAAGACATTATAGCCAGAGCTGACTTTGTTGCTAACTTCCTGATAAAGCAAGGGGTGAAAGCCATTGTTGTGGCTTGCAATACGGCAACTGTCGTCGCAATTGAAGAGCTGCGCGCAAAATATACGTTACCGATTATTGGCGTAGAGCCAGCAATAAAGCCCGCAGCGAAACAATCTAAAGCCAAGTCGGTTGGGATAATGGTGACACAAGCTACGGCCAAGAATGATCGCTTTCTCAGGCTTGTTGAAAGTTACAAGCAAGATGCACAAGTACATATTCAACCGTGCCCCGGCCTAGTGCAACAAATTGAACAAGGCGACCATGAAAGTGACACTTGCCAAGCGCTACTCGATAGCTTTATCGCCCCACTGGTCGATAAACAGATAGACACCTTAGTGCTCGGCTGCACTCACTATCCATTGATAGAGCAACAAATCAAAGCTCATTTACCAGCAGGTATTGAGTTACTAGAAACCGCCCAACCTGTCACCAATGAGCTTATTCGCCGGCTAACACTCAATAATCTGCTGGCGCAAAGCGATTTAGAGATTCAAGGCTTAACAGCCGCTCAAGGTTACCAAGTCTATTCCAGTGCACTAACGCAAGCGCAACAGCAAGTTATTCAAACCTTTTGGCCAAGCAAGTTGAGTTTTCACCAACTATCACGCTAA
- a CDS encoding MDR family MFS transporter, with translation MESKVSFNQLKQFPRLMWIVLFGDLITRGSFYMVWPFLAVMLYKSFGISATQVGLILSGAAVISVFIGFFGGALSDKFGRKIIMFSAGSLYVISFVLLANVETVAGYVIVIALCSISKAIWDPPTQALVSDILPDVQVRELGLQARYFVINVGCAIGPMAGVYIGITGQQSGFLVTAGAFALWMLLLAYGMRHFARYQANRQANQQANQQASQREIEAKNEREVQQEAAKQPQDSESKTTQKASYKPKSNMLDTLKILAKDRVLQCLIVANIICKFVYAQMDSTLIQYLTRADVPELMKLISSMIFANAAVIVCLQFVLLKIMARLSLTSRIQVGLVLLALAQVWMAINPVTAFWGWIGAVVILSIGEAILFPTMNVHIDRLAPTHLRGAYFGAASFYYIGFALAPLGGGAMLDFLGGAWVFVIAALLVLLVMYLYSILDTLTRPNFAEAEKASSRARR, from the coding sequence ATGGAAAGTAAAGTGTCGTTCAACCAGCTAAAACAGTTTCCAAGGTTGATGTGGATCGTGCTCTTTGGCGATTTAATCACTCGTGGCAGCTTTTATATGGTGTGGCCGTTTTTGGCGGTGATGCTGTATAAATCGTTTGGTATTTCGGCCACGCAAGTTGGGTTAATTTTATCGGGCGCTGCGGTAATTTCTGTGTTTATTGGCTTTTTCGGCGGCGCGCTGTCAGACAAATTTGGCCGAAAGATCATCATGTTTAGCGCTGGTAGCCTGTACGTGATTTCATTCGTGTTATTAGCCAATGTGGAAACTGTTGCAGGCTATGTCATTGTTATCGCACTTTGCTCTATATCCAAGGCGATTTGGGATCCACCCACTCAAGCATTAGTGTCTGATATTCTACCCGATGTACAAGTGCGCGAATTAGGCTTGCAAGCCCGCTACTTTGTGATCAATGTTGGTTGTGCAATTGGTCCAATGGCTGGCGTATATATCGGTATTACTGGTCAGCAGTCGGGTTTTTTAGTGACAGCAGGAGCGTTTGCTTTATGGATGCTATTGCTTGCTTATGGCATGCGACACTTTGCGAGATACCAAGCAAATCGCCAAGCTAATCAACAAGCGAATCAGCAAGCTAGTCAAAGAGAGATAGAAGCGAAAAACGAAAGAGAAGTTCAGCAAGAAGCTGCTAAACAACCGCAAGATTCCGAGTCGAAAACCACTCAAAAAGCGTCATACAAGCCTAAATCCAATATGCTGGATACTCTTAAAATACTGGCCAAAGACAGGGTACTGCAATGCTTGATTGTCGCCAATATCATCTGCAAGTTTGTTTATGCTCAGATGGATTCAACACTCATTCAATACCTTACCCGAGCAGATGTACCAGAGTTGATGAAGCTTATCTCTAGTATGATTTTTGCCAATGCGGCAGTTATTGTTTGCTTGCAGTTCGTGCTGTTAAAAATAATGGCAAGGCTATCGCTAACAAGCCGAATTCAAGTGGGTTTAGTGTTGCTGGCACTTGCGCAAGTGTGGATGGCGATAAACCCGGTTACGGCTTTTTGGGGATGGATTGGCGCAGTGGTTATTCTTAGTATTGGTGAAGCCATCTTGTTCCCGACCATGAATGTCCATATTGACCGTCTAGCGCCGACTCATTTGCGCGGTGCTTATTTTGGTGCGGCATCTTTTTATTATATTGGCTTTGCCTTAGCACCGTTAGGTGGTGGTGCCATGCTCGACTTCTTGGGCGGTGCCTGGGTCTTTGTAATAGCAGCACTATTGGTGTTGCTGGTTATGTATTTATACTCAATATTGGATACGTTAACGCGACCAAATTTTGCCGAAGCCGAAAAGGCTTCAAGCCGTGCAAGGAGGTAA
- a CDS encoding cell division protein ZapA: MRNKVEISVAGRKLKIGCPSGQESALFAAAAELDKRLAAYSDSETIATTEQAMTMVALNLAHDLLAANKQREVEQQETQNQINLLQETIEQALVSQIDKSA, translated from the coding sequence ATGCGCAATAAAGTTGAAATATCCGTCGCAGGTCGAAAGCTTAAAATCGGTTGTCCAAGTGGGCAAGAAAGTGCGTTGTTCGCCGCCGCTGCCGAGCTAGACAAGCGATTGGCTGCATATAGCGACAGCGAAACCATTGCGACAACAGAGCAGGCAATGACTATGGTCGCGCTTAATCTTGCTCATGATTTGCTTGCGGCAAACAAGCAGCGAGAAGTTGAACAGCAAGAAACCCAAAATCAAATCAACTTATTGCAGGAAACCATTGAACAAGCCTTGGTTTCGCAAATCGATAAGTCTGCATAA